A stretch of Candidatus Sphingomonas phytovorans DNA encodes these proteins:
- a CDS encoding SDR family NAD(P)-dependent oxidoreductase, producing the protein MGLLEGKVAIVTGAGSGLGRSYALALAREGAAVIVNDLAPAGEGGVRPAEAVVAEIAAAGGRAVANHADVGDIAGGQSLLADALRNFARIDILVNNAGVLRDASLIKMDEGQWDLVMKVHLKALFCVTQPVFAWMKENGQGGVIVNTTSTAGIRGNFGQTNYGAAKCGVIGFSTSLALEGKKYGIRVWNIGPAAATALTAHMGDDYKRVFHIDRVAPTLLYMVSDLSGDQTGKTLLAGGGWVGEVRFEVHPGYVPSDDFDAHELARAVADGRVTFPERDPKFVTAYGPAAAAENL; encoded by the coding sequence TTGGCGCGCGAAGGCGCCGCGGTGATCGTCAACGACCTGGCGCCTGCCGGGGAAGGCGGGGTGCGACCCGCAGAAGCGGTTGTCGCCGAGATCGCCGCCGCCGGCGGGCGTGCCGTCGCCAACCATGCCGATGTCGGCGATATCGCCGGCGGCCAGTCGCTGCTCGCGGACGCGCTGCGCAACTTCGCACGCATCGATATCCTGGTGAACAACGCAGGCGTGCTGCGCGATGCCTCGTTGATCAAGATGGACGAGGGGCAATGGGACCTCGTGATGAAGGTTCATCTCAAGGCGCTCTTCTGCGTGACGCAGCCGGTTTTCGCCTGGATGAAGGAGAATGGTCAGGGCGGCGTGATCGTCAACACCACGTCTACGGCGGGTATCCGCGGCAATTTCGGCCAGACCAATTATGGCGCCGCCAAATGCGGGGTGATCGGATTCAGCACGTCGCTGGCGCTCGAGGGCAAGAAATACGGGATTCGCGTGTGGAATATCGGGCCGGCGGCGGCGACGGCGCTGACCGCGCATATGGGCGACGACTACAAGCGCGTCTTCCACATCGATCGCGTGGCGCCGACATTGCTCTACATGGTGAGCGACCTGTCCGGGGATCAGACCGGCAAGACCTTGCTGGCCGGCGGGGGGTGGGTCGGTGAGGTCCGGTTCGAGGTGCATCCGGGCTATGTCCCGAGCGACGACTTCGACGCGCATGAGCTGGCGCGCGCGGTGGCCGATGGCCGGGTGACTTTTCCCGAGCGTGATCCGAAGTTCGTGACCGCCTACGGGCCGGCCGCCGCGGCGGAAAACCTCTGA